The following proteins are co-located in the Gossypium hirsutum isolate 1008001.06 chromosome A02, Gossypium_hirsutum_v2.1, whole genome shotgun sequence genome:
- the LOC107935938 gene encoding pentatricopeptide repeat-containing protein At5g41170, mitochondrial, whose product MSSIFHNPSIFFNPTRTHGCKLHVLTMVSMPSKTHGTITSPGCSDERTARIRVVNFLDKIKAIPFKDTNGILSLMEKDASNWTLSAFNGLLMELLTADEADLAMELFSNASGFGLSPNGWTFSIIIRCLCKKNDLDEAQRVLHHMMENGYNPNVITFTILIDSLCKRGKLGYAFRVLELMGGIGCKPNVQTYNCLLKGLCYIGKVEQAHEMLMNMEKESLKPDIYSYTAIMDGFCKVGRSDEAMGLLNQALVMGLQPNVVIFNTLFTGYNKEGRPQHGFKVLKLMKDKNCSPDSISYSTLMSGLLKWGKTRAALKVYKEMMGIGFEVEGKMLSSLLRGLCMKSWEEKDLVQDAYQMFDKMRKRGSIVDHSSYGFMIRTLCMVRKMEEAVYHLKEMIGMGYIPRTITFNNVIQGLSIEGKIHEALVVLVTMYENGKIPSRTSYDMLVKEFNRQGLLLGACNVYGAALKQGVVPHRIPLRLNSHSY is encoded by the coding sequence ATGTCTTCTATATTTCATAATCCTTCCATTTTCTTCAATCCCACGAGAACCCATGGTTGCAAGCTTCATGTTCTTACAATGGTTTCAATGCCTTCCAAAACTCATGGAACCATAACATCACCAGGCTGCTCTGATGAAAGAACAGCCAGAATTCGGGTTGTGAATTTCCTGGACAAAATCAAAGCAATACCCTTCAAAGACACGAATGGAATTCTCAGCTTGATGGAGAAAGATGCGAGCAATTGGACCTTATCAGCTTTCAATGGGCTGTTAATGGAATTGCTTACAGCAGACGAGGCTGATCTAGCCATGGAACTGTTCTCCAATGCATCAGGTTTTGGTTTATCACCGAATGGTTGGACATTTTCCATCATCATTAGATGCTTGTGTAAGAAAAACGACCTTGATGAAGCTCAACGAGTTTTACACCACATGATGGAAAATGGGTACAATCCAAATGTGATAACATTTACAATTCTCATTGATTCATTGTGCAAAAGAGGCAAATTGGGgtatgcttttcgagttcttgaATTAATGGGTGGAATTGGGTGCAAACCAAATGTTCAAACATACAATTGCTTGTTAAAGGGATTATGTTATATTGGGAAAGTCGAACAAGCTCATGAAATGTTGATGAACATGGAGAAAGAATCACTAAAACCTGATATTTATTCATATACAGCTATTATGGATGGTTTTTGTAAAGTGGGTAGATCAGATGAGGCAATGGGATTGCTTAACCAAGCTTTGGTTATGGGGTTACAACCAAATGTGGTCATTTTCAACACTCTTTTCACGGGTTATAACAAAGAAGGAAGGCCACAACATGGGTTTAAAGTGTTAAAGCTTATGAAGGACAAAAATTGCAGCCCTGATAGTATTAGTTACAGCACCTTAATGAGTGGGTTATTGAAATGGGGAAAAACAAGAGCTGCATTAAAAGTGTATAAAGAAATGATGGGTATTGGCTTTGAAGTTGAAGGAAAGATGCTGAGCAGTTTGCTTAGGGGTTTATGCATGAAATCATGGGAAGAAAAAGACTTGGTTCAAGATGCATACCAAATGTTCGATAAAATGCGGAAGAGGGGTTCTATCGTTGATCATAGTAGTTATGGGTTTATGATTCGAACGCTTTGCATGGTGAGGAAAATGGAGGAGGCTGTTTACCATTTGAAGGAAATGATTGGAATGGGGTACATTCCTAGGACGATAACCTTTAACAATGTGATTCAAGGGCTTTCCATTGAAGGAAAGATCCATGAGGCATTGGTGGTGTTGGTTACTAtgtatgaaaatggtaaaatccCAAGTAGAACATCGTATGACATGTTGGTTAAAGAGTTTAATCGACAGGGATTGTTGTTGGGTGCTTGTAATGTTTATGGTGCTGCTTTGAAGCAAGGTGTAGTCCCACATAGGATCCCACTAAGACTAAATAGCCATAGTTATTGA
- the LOC107935936 gene encoding B3 domain-containing transcription repressor VAL2 isoform X1 → MASKSCMNVLCGASTSIEWRNGWTLRSGDFASLCDKCGSAYEQSIFCDVFHSKDSGWRDCNSCGKPLHCGCIASRFLLELLDGGGINCVSCAKKSGFNHMIEDEKPNEFCMVKADADQLHSTSADNQLSGVSIENLQLMQLSNNAESIGLRQLLQLHNDDSSGSLGQMKQEEFLPPREIGSTCLTSINQASNGSVQAVKPTTSKVNIFDSLPQTNLSISLGGSLGNQNGFPSSVVDEKSKMSSVLQQASKSRHLLPKPPRSVLATGLEMNAGMVPQIRVARPPAEGRGRNQLLPRYCPRITDQELQQISGDSNSTIVPLFEKVLSASDAGRIGRLVLPKACAEAYFPPISQPEGLPLRIQDVKGKEWVFQFRFWPNNNSRMYVLEGVTPCIQSMQLQAGDTVTFSRKDPEGKLVMGFRKATNTAVVQETLPPAIPNGTLSSESYFSGVFENLPIISGYSGLLQSLKGSTDPHLNGLSKHSSLAGGDISGHKSDMHEDRIREDLLLPSMLTPERKRTRNIGSKSKRLLIDSQDALELKLTWEEAQDLLHPPPSTKPSIVTIEDHDFEEYDEPPVFGKRSIFAVRSTGGQEQWAQCDNCSKWRRVPVDALLPPKWTCADNNWDQSRSSCSLPDELTPRELEILLRLNRDFKKRRIIAFHRQTQEHESSPGLNALANAAILGDNVADSGTTSVATTTKHPRHRPGCSCIVCIQPPSGKGKHKPTCTCNVCLTVKRRFKTLMMRKKKRQSEREAEIALRNQQAWRPREEAEVESSSKHVSSHHDPSENEARSVNELESKNQSNNNKLVSKSVEANKGRIDLNCDPCRDDDSQFASSTRMSMMNLLHVASLPLETYLKENGLTSLVSDQQAISTSHAPPQAGNTSEPPDDQCFHSATKEHETRDEVNIETKTVRINNEIDP, encoded by the exons ATGGCTTCGAAGAGCTGCATGAATGTACTCTGCGGCGCGTCCACATCGATTGAGTGGAGAAACGGTTGGACTTTGCGATCTGGAGATTTTGCTAGTCTCTGCGACAAGTGCgg GTCTGCATATGAACAATCAATATTTTGTGATGTGTTCCACTCAAAGGATTCTGGGTGGAGGGATTGCAATTCATGTGGCAAG CCTCTCCATTGTGGATGCATTGCTTCAAGGTTTTTGCTCGAGCTTCTTGATGGTGGGGGTATCAACTGTGTAAGCTGTGCTAAAAAGTCAGGATTTAACCAT ATGATTGAAGATGAAAAGCCTAATGAGTTTTGTATGGTGAAGGCTGATGCTGATCAATTGCACTCAACCTCTGCAGACAACCAATTGAGTGGTGTGAGCATTGAAAACCTACAGCTTATGCAGTTGAGCAACAATGCAGAAAGCATTGGGTTGAGACAATTGCTTCAGCTTCACAATGATGACTCAAGTGGGTCTCTAGGGCAAATGAAACAGGAGGAATTTTTGCCTCCTAGAGAAATTGGAAGCACATGCTTGACAAGTATTAATCAAGCATCTAATGGATCAGTTCAAGCTGTGAAACCTACCACTAgtaaagttaatatttttgaTTCATTGCCACAAACCAACTTGAGTATTTCTTTGGGTGGCTCGTTAGGGAACCAAAATGGCTTTCCTAGTTCAGTTGTAGATGAAAAGAGTAAGATGTCTTCAGTCTTGCAACAGGCATCCAAATCTCGCCATCTTCTGCCCAAACCTCCAAGGTCGGTCCTTGCAACAGGTTTGGAGATGAATGCAGGAATGGTACCCCAGATACGTGTTGCTAGGCCCCCAGCAGAGGGACGTGGACGGAATCAGTTGCTTCCTCGTTATTGTCCCAGGATTACGGACCAGGAATTACAACAAATTTCTGGAGA TTCAAATTCCACCATTGTTCCACTGTTTGAAAAGGTTTTGAGTGCAAGTGATGCTGGACGGATTGGTCGTTTGGTTCTGCCAAAAGCATGTGCTGAA GCTTATTTTCCCCCCATATCTCAACCAGAGGGTCTTCCCCTAAGAATTCAAGATGTGAAGGGAAAAGAATGGGTGTTTCAGTTCAGATTCTGGCCTAATAACAACAGCAGGATGTATGTTTTGGAGGGTGTGACTCCTTGCATACAGTCCATGCAGTTGCAAGCTGGAGATACTG TAACATTTAGCCGTAAGGATCCAGAAGGGAAGCTTGTTATGGGGTTTCGTAAAGCAACAAACACTGCTGTGGTGCAG GAAACCTTACCACCTGCCATTCCTAATGGCACTCTTTCAAGTGAAAGTTACTTTTCGGGTGTTTTTGAGAACCTGCCTATAATTAGTGGTTACTCTGGCCTTCTTCAGTCATTGAAGGGAAGCACAGATCCCCACCTAAATGGACTGTCAAAACATTCGAGTTTAGCTGGTGGTGATATTAGTGGGCATAAATCTGATATGCATGAGGACAGGATCAGGGAGGACTTATTACTACCATCTATGTTAACCCCAGAGAGAAAAAGAACTCGGAATATTGGGTCCAAAAGCAAGAGGTTGCTGATTGACAGTCAGGATGCTTTGGAGCTGAAACTTACCTGGGAAGAGGCTCAGGATTTGCTCCACCCACCCCCCAGTACCAAGCCAAGCATTGTTACAATTGAGGATCATGATTTTGAAGAATATGAT GAACCTCCAGTTTTTGGGAAGAGGAGTATCTTTGCAGTTCGTTCAACGGG GGGACAAGAGCAATGGGCTCAGTGTGATAATTGTTCTAAATGGAGAAGGGTGCCTGTCGATGCTCTTCTTCCACCTAAGTGGACATGTGCAGACAACAACTGGGACCAAAGCAG GTCTTCATGTTCCTTACCTGATGAACTCACCCCAAGGGAGCTAGAAATTCTTCTTAGGTTGAACAGAG ATTTCAAAAAAAGGAGAATCATAGCATTTCATAGACAAACTCAGGAGCATGAATCATCACCTGGTTTGAATGCTTTAGCCAATGCTGCAATCCTTGGAGACAATGTAGCTGATTCTGGCACTACGTCGGTGGCGACAACAACTAAACACCCGAGGCATCGTCCTGGTTGCTCCTGCATCGTGTGCATCCAGCCTCCGAGTGGGAAAGGAAAACACAAGCCAACATGCACGTGTAATGTGTGCTTGACGGTTAAACGTCGTTTTAAAACCCTCATGATGCGCAAGAAAAAGCGTCAGTCGGAGCGTGAAGCAGAGATTGCTCTGAGGAATCAGCAAGCATGGCGTCCCAGAGAAGAAGCAGAAGTTGAAAGCAGCTCTAAACATGTATCATCGCACCACGATCCTTCTGAGAATGAAGCAAGGTCAGTTAACGAGTTAGAATCCAAAAACCAGAGCAACAACAACAAACTAGTGTCCAAATCGGTTGAAGCCAACAAGGGACGGATAGACTTGAACTGCGACCCTTGTCGTGACGATGATTCGCAATTTGCTTCCTCCACTCGCATGAGCATGATGAATCTTCTTCATGTTGCAAGCCTTCCATTGGAGACTTACCTTAAGGAGAATGGCCTTACAAGCTTGGTATCCGATCAACAAGCAATCTCGACGTCACATGCTCCACCACAGGCTGGCAATACAAGCGAGCCACCTGACGATCAATGTTTCCATTCTGCCACCAAAGAACATGAGACTAGGGATGAAGTAAACATCGAAACTAAAACGGTTAGAATCAATAACGAGATCGATCCTTGA
- the LOC107935936 gene encoding B3 domain-containing transcription repressor VAL2 isoform X2, with translation MASKSCMNVLCGASTSIEWRNGWTLRSGDFASLCDKCGSAYEQSIFCDVFHSKDSGWRDCNSCGKPLHCGCIASRFLLELLDGGGINCVSCAKKSGFNHMIEDEKPNEFCMVKADADQLHSTSADNQLSGVSIENLQLMQLSNNAESIGLRQLLQLHNDDSSGSLGQMKQEEFLPPREIGSTCLTSINQASNGSVQAVKPTTSKVNIFDSLPQTNLSISLGGSLGNQNGFPSSVVDEKSKMSSVLQQASKSRHLLPKPPRSVLATGLEMNAGMVPQIRVARPPAEGRGRNQLLPRYCPRITDQELQQISGDSNSTIVPLFEKVLSASDAGRIGRLVLPKACAEAYFPPISQPEGLPLRIQDVKGKEWVFQFRFWPNNNSRMYVLEGVTPCIQSMQLQAGDTVTFSRKDPEGKLVMGFRKATNTAVVQSLKGSTDPHLNGLSKHSSLAGGDISGHKSDMHEDRIREDLLLPSMLTPERKRTRNIGSKSKRLLIDSQDALELKLTWEEAQDLLHPPPSTKPSIVTIEDHDFEEYDEPPVFGKRSIFAVRSTGGQEQWAQCDNCSKWRRVPVDALLPPKWTCADNNWDQSRSSCSLPDELTPRELEILLRLNRDFKKRRIIAFHRQTQEHESSPGLNALANAAILGDNVADSGTTSVATTTKHPRHRPGCSCIVCIQPPSGKGKHKPTCTCNVCLTVKRRFKTLMMRKKKRQSEREAEIALRNQQAWRPREEAEVESSSKHVSSHHDPSENEARSVNELESKNQSNNNKLVSKSVEANKGRIDLNCDPCRDDDSQFASSTRMSMMNLLHVASLPLETYLKENGLTSLVSDQQAISTSHAPPQAGNTSEPPDDQCFHSATKEHETRDEVNIETKTVRINNEIDP, from the exons ATGGCTTCGAAGAGCTGCATGAATGTACTCTGCGGCGCGTCCACATCGATTGAGTGGAGAAACGGTTGGACTTTGCGATCTGGAGATTTTGCTAGTCTCTGCGACAAGTGCgg GTCTGCATATGAACAATCAATATTTTGTGATGTGTTCCACTCAAAGGATTCTGGGTGGAGGGATTGCAATTCATGTGGCAAG CCTCTCCATTGTGGATGCATTGCTTCAAGGTTTTTGCTCGAGCTTCTTGATGGTGGGGGTATCAACTGTGTAAGCTGTGCTAAAAAGTCAGGATTTAACCAT ATGATTGAAGATGAAAAGCCTAATGAGTTTTGTATGGTGAAGGCTGATGCTGATCAATTGCACTCAACCTCTGCAGACAACCAATTGAGTGGTGTGAGCATTGAAAACCTACAGCTTATGCAGTTGAGCAACAATGCAGAAAGCATTGGGTTGAGACAATTGCTTCAGCTTCACAATGATGACTCAAGTGGGTCTCTAGGGCAAATGAAACAGGAGGAATTTTTGCCTCCTAGAGAAATTGGAAGCACATGCTTGACAAGTATTAATCAAGCATCTAATGGATCAGTTCAAGCTGTGAAACCTACCACTAgtaaagttaatatttttgaTTCATTGCCACAAACCAACTTGAGTATTTCTTTGGGTGGCTCGTTAGGGAACCAAAATGGCTTTCCTAGTTCAGTTGTAGATGAAAAGAGTAAGATGTCTTCAGTCTTGCAACAGGCATCCAAATCTCGCCATCTTCTGCCCAAACCTCCAAGGTCGGTCCTTGCAACAGGTTTGGAGATGAATGCAGGAATGGTACCCCAGATACGTGTTGCTAGGCCCCCAGCAGAGGGACGTGGACGGAATCAGTTGCTTCCTCGTTATTGTCCCAGGATTACGGACCAGGAATTACAACAAATTTCTGGAGA TTCAAATTCCACCATTGTTCCACTGTTTGAAAAGGTTTTGAGTGCAAGTGATGCTGGACGGATTGGTCGTTTGGTTCTGCCAAAAGCATGTGCTGAA GCTTATTTTCCCCCCATATCTCAACCAGAGGGTCTTCCCCTAAGAATTCAAGATGTGAAGGGAAAAGAATGGGTGTTTCAGTTCAGATTCTGGCCTAATAACAACAGCAGGATGTATGTTTTGGAGGGTGTGACTCCTTGCATACAGTCCATGCAGTTGCAAGCTGGAGATACTG TAACATTTAGCCGTAAGGATCCAGAAGGGAAGCTTGTTATGGGGTTTCGTAAAGCAACAAACACTGCTGTGGTGCAG TCATTGAAGGGAAGCACAGATCCCCACCTAAATGGACTGTCAAAACATTCGAGTTTAGCTGGTGGTGATATTAGTGGGCATAAATCTGATATGCATGAGGACAGGATCAGGGAGGACTTATTACTACCATCTATGTTAACCCCAGAGAGAAAAAGAACTCGGAATATTGGGTCCAAAAGCAAGAGGTTGCTGATTGACAGTCAGGATGCTTTGGAGCTGAAACTTACCTGGGAAGAGGCTCAGGATTTGCTCCACCCACCCCCCAGTACCAAGCCAAGCATTGTTACAATTGAGGATCATGATTTTGAAGAATATGAT GAACCTCCAGTTTTTGGGAAGAGGAGTATCTTTGCAGTTCGTTCAACGGG GGGACAAGAGCAATGGGCTCAGTGTGATAATTGTTCTAAATGGAGAAGGGTGCCTGTCGATGCTCTTCTTCCACCTAAGTGGACATGTGCAGACAACAACTGGGACCAAAGCAG GTCTTCATGTTCCTTACCTGATGAACTCACCCCAAGGGAGCTAGAAATTCTTCTTAGGTTGAACAGAG ATTTCAAAAAAAGGAGAATCATAGCATTTCATAGACAAACTCAGGAGCATGAATCATCACCTGGTTTGAATGCTTTAGCCAATGCTGCAATCCTTGGAGACAATGTAGCTGATTCTGGCACTACGTCGGTGGCGACAACAACTAAACACCCGAGGCATCGTCCTGGTTGCTCCTGCATCGTGTGCATCCAGCCTCCGAGTGGGAAAGGAAAACACAAGCCAACATGCACGTGTAATGTGTGCTTGACGGTTAAACGTCGTTTTAAAACCCTCATGATGCGCAAGAAAAAGCGTCAGTCGGAGCGTGAAGCAGAGATTGCTCTGAGGAATCAGCAAGCATGGCGTCCCAGAGAAGAAGCAGAAGTTGAAAGCAGCTCTAAACATGTATCATCGCACCACGATCCTTCTGAGAATGAAGCAAGGTCAGTTAACGAGTTAGAATCCAAAAACCAGAGCAACAACAACAAACTAGTGTCCAAATCGGTTGAAGCCAACAAGGGACGGATAGACTTGAACTGCGACCCTTGTCGTGACGATGATTCGCAATTTGCTTCCTCCACTCGCATGAGCATGATGAATCTTCTTCATGTTGCAAGCCTTCCATTGGAGACTTACCTTAAGGAGAATGGCCTTACAAGCTTGGTATCCGATCAACAAGCAATCTCGACGTCACATGCTCCACCACAGGCTGGCAATACAAGCGAGCCACCTGACGATCAATGTTTCCATTCTGCCACCAAAGAACATGAGACTAGGGATGAAGTAAACATCGAAACTAAAACGGTTAGAATCAATAACGAGATCGATCCTTGA
- the LOC107935934 gene encoding probable serine/threonine-protein kinase PBL1 produces the protein MGFAYMMGCFTVLKSKKKKSEQVVFVKPIACKELVPTALPEPQVQTRSLRSAPPSFRTRVKLIHLNNKTTCDRTHALSAPSSFDAAEQDALTFAEFVEQEEFKSHVGLVKEPRSPSPQPLPLPSPRGTVLKTMGSFKLANASVPLVASGPLPLPPCGTLRNFGYEEIAAACHHFASVRCISEGLSFVMYKASFGDDASSSKKFEATVIRLNSSTQGLRDFINEVNTLALLQNPNLCKLLGYHARDSSEQRMLVYERLFHGSLDRLLYGRSDGPPLDWNARTKIALCSAQGLAFLHEEGPFLAMYNEFSTANIQIDKDFSAKLSGYGCVGHIPETGGISVNAVAVANLSVETLEKGWLTPKSNVWSFGIVLLKLLTGRKNLDNRYPKEERNLVKWSRPFLADGYRLSLIMDPHLKGRFPMKAARTIADIAQRCLQKDPSERPTMRTVVENLKVVQDIKYSCWFPLQEPATIVGKQMSRSPSFNGVITPAPGLSFLPSPPSRTGLFISLTRPPTSVSALPSRACSSTLSLQELERQEARRSAVTTIGRTSVEVEGF, from the exons ATGGGATTTGCATATATGATGGGGTGTTTTACAGTTTTGAAAAGTAAGAAGAAAAAGTCCGAGCAGGTAGTTTTTGTAAAGCCGATTGCTTGTAAGGAGCTTGTGCCCACAGCACTGCCTGAGCCCCAAGTTCAGACCCGGTCATTGCGGTCGGCGCCCCCAAGTTTTAGAACCAGAGTGAAACTGATTCATCTTAATAATAAGACAACCTGTGATAGGACGCATGCATTATCTGCACCATCAAGCTTTGATGCTGCTGAGCAAGATGCACTGACATTTGCTGAATTCGTAGAACAGGAAGAGTTCAAAAGTCATGTTGGATTAGTGAAGGAACCGAGGTCACCGAGTCCGCAACCTCTTCCACTTCCTTCTCCCCGTGGTACCGTGTTGAAGACAATGGGAAGCTTTAAATTAGCGAATGCTAGTGTCCCTTTGGTTGCTTCCGGACCATTGCCCCTGCCTCCCTGTGGAACACTACGAAACTTTGGTTACGAAGAAATCGCTGCAGCTTGCCATCATTTCGCTTCTGTTAGATGCATATCCGAGGGTCTTTCTTTTGTTATGTATAAGGCTTCTTTTGGAGATGATGCATCGAGTTCAAAGAAGTTTGAAGCTACTGTTATTCGCCTTAACTCGTCTACTCAG GGTTTAAGGGACTTTATCAACGAAGTAAACACTCTTGCATTGTTGCAAAATCCAAACCTCTGTAAATTGCTTGGATACCATGCACGTGATAGTTCGGAACAAAGAATGTTGGTCTACGAGAGGCTGTTTCATGGAAGTTTAGATCGGCTTTTATACGGGAGGTCTGATGGACCACCACTTGATTGGAATGCCCGAACGAAAATCGCTTTATGTTCTGCACAGGGTCTTGCTTTCTTGCATGAGGAAGGACCGTTtctg GCAATGTACAATGAATTTTCAACTGCCAACATACAAATCGATAAAGATTTCAGTGCAAAGCTATCGGGATACGGGTGTGTTGGTCATATACCTGAGACGGGAGGGATTTCTGTTAATGCAGTT GCTGTGGCAAATCTTTCAGTCGAGACCTTGGAGAAAggatggttaactccaaagagcAACGTTTGGAGTTTCGGAATTGTCTTACTGAAATTACTTACTGGCCGGAAAAACCTCGATAACCGTTATCCTAAAGAAGAGAGGAACTTAGTGAAATGGAGTCGGCCATTCTTAGCCGATGGTTATAGATTATCACTCATCATGGATCCTCATCTTAAAGGTCGTTTTCCTATGAAAGCGGCTCGCACTATTGCTGACATTGCACAAAGATGTCTCCAAAAGGATCCATCCGAAAGACCGACAATGAGAACCGTAGTTGAGAATCTCAAAGTCGTCCAAGATATAAAATATTCGTGCTGGTTTCCGTTACAAGAGCCAGCGACAATTGTCGGAAAACAAATGTCAAGGTCACCTAGTTTTAACGGGGTTATTACTCCGGCACCTGGGTTAAGTTTCTTACCATCGCCACCGTCAAGAACCGGACTATTCATTTCTCTGACAAGACCACCTACTTCGGTATCGGCACTTCCGTCCCGAGCTTGTTCTTCTACACTTTCATTACAAGAACTTGAAAGGCAAGAAGCTAGAAGATCAGCAGTAACAACCATTGGAAGGACTAGCGTGGAAGTGGAAGGATTTTGA
- the LOC107935958 gene encoding uncharacterized protein: MRFRELKKMQQSWKLNIQARTQIFNFKLKATKILPSGEFHRFSLLLRLHKFILKLRLKSGSTVSISSQQKRSFKSRFLSFLEKIRLRRERKGLTIQHSDVKSVLNRVKQFADRKSNWAGSLVIAILSLPQESISKKDGKGIIIHTCIILLSLYWILYLNRAKNRRFWMVGTAVSWVVFNLGKDYVSEHAWNWIPWSHAHGYTVFWFWFAACRLILALLNIFFSYILKLKEK; encoded by the exons ATGCGTTTTCGcgaattaaaaaaaatgcaacAATCCTGGAAATTAAACATCCAAGCCCGAACCCAGATCTTCAATTTCAAATTAAAAGCCACCAAAATCTTACCTTCCGGCGAATTCCATCGATTCTCGCTCCTCCTTAGGCTCCACAAATTCATCCTCAAGCTCCGGTTGAAATCAGGGTCAACGGTTTCGATTTCCTCTCAACAAAAACGAAGCTTCAAATCCAGATTTCTCAGTTTTCTCGAGAAAATCCGTCTTCGCCGTGAGAGGAAAGGGCTAACGATCCAACACTCAGATGTTAAATCAGTACTGAATCGAGTGAAGCAGTTCGCTGACAGG aAATCAAACTGGGCTGGTTCTTTGGTAATTGCGATTCTCAGTTTGCCGCAGGAATCGATTTCCAAGAAAGATGGTAAAGGAATTATAATTCATACATGCATTATTTTATTGTCGTTGTATTGGATTTTGTATTTAAACAGAGCAAAAAACAGAAGGTTTTGGATGGTTGGAACAGCTGTTTCTTGGGTTGTCTTCAATTTAGGCAAAGATTATGTTTCAGAACATGCTTGGAATTGGATTCCATGGAGCCATGCCCATGGATATACTGTTTTCTGGTTTTGGTTTGCAGCTTGTCGCCTGATTTTGGCTCTTCTTAATATCTTCTTCTCGTATATTTTGAAACTCAAAGAGAAATGA
- the LOC107935943 gene encoding RING-H2 finger protein ATL74 yields the protein MSTLAPSNEDQAYDPFLTPMENFFSHAIMKLAVLLFAMILFVQLNSLIHGRCRENPERAAATQLATVGLNKRDLKRIPVAVYRTGGTSFTATDCPICLGEFLDGEKVRVLPKCNHGFHVKCIDKWLMSKSSCPNCRHSLLEHETVNRDVIAGPDRLPSDSGDVLIVVQEGS from the coding sequence ATGAGTACATTGGCACCATCCAATGAGGATCAAGCCTATGATCCTTTCCTTACCCCGATGGAGAATTTCTTCTCCCATGCGATTATGAAATTGGCCGTACTTCTTTTTGCAATGATATTATTTGTTCAGTTGAATTCGCTCATCCATGGTCGCTGTAGGGAGAATCCGGAACGAGCGGCGGCGACTCAGTTGGCGACGGTGGGGTTGAATAAACGGGACTTGAAACGAATCCCGGTGGCCGTTTACAGGACTGGCGGCACAAGCTTTACGGCCACCGACTGTCCCATTTGTCTTGGAGAGTTCTTAGATGGGGAAAAGGTACGAGTGTTACCAAAATGCAACCATGGATTCCATGTGAAGTGTATAGACAAATGGTTAATGTCGAAGTCATCGTGCCCGAATTGTCGACATTCATTGCTCGAACATGAGACGGTGAACCGGGATGTTATCGCCGGTCCCGACCGGCTACCGTCGGATAGTGGCGATGTTCTTATAGTTGTTCAAGAGGGAAGCTAG
- the LOC107935955 gene encoding RING-H2 finger protein ATL74 — protein MDRRSMGETQISTLVPADEKQTDDSYITETTNFDTNMVIILAALLCAVLCALVLNSINRCRRRESPEQAAARLAATGLKKRDLKRIPVAVYGMGATSFTATECPICLGEFLDGEKVRVLPKCNHGFHVKCIDKWLMSHSSCPNCRHSLLEHKTENKDVTAGSGRQPTDNGDLVIFVQ, from the coding sequence ATGGATCGGCGGAGCATGGGGGAGACACAGATCAGTACATTAGTACCTGCAGATGAGAAACAAACCGATGATTCTTACATTACCGAGACGACGAATTTCGACACCAATATGGTTATCATATTAGCAGCACTTTTGTGCGCGGTGCTATGCGCGTTGGTGTTGAACTCCATCAATCGTTGTCGCCGTAGGGAGAGTCCGGAACAAGCGGCTGCTCGGCTTGCGGCAACGGGGTTGAAGAAACGAGATTTGAAACGGATCCCGGTGGCCGTTTACGGGATGGGCGCCACTAGCTTTACGGCTACCGAGTGTCCCATTTGTCTTGGAGAGTTCTTGGATGGTGAAAAGGTACGAGTGTTACCAAAATGTAACCATGGGTTCCATGTGAAGTGCATAGATAAATGGTTAATGTCGCACTCATCGTGCCCGAATTGTCGGCATTCCTTGCTCGAACATAAGACGGAGAACAAGGATGTGACCGCCGGTTCCGGTCGGCAACCGACGGACAATGGCGATCTTGTTATATTTGTTCAGTAG